A region of Lycium barbarum isolate Lr01 chromosome 3, ASM1917538v2, whole genome shotgun sequence DNA encodes the following proteins:
- the LOC132629853 gene encoding uncharacterized protein LOC132629853 isoform X1, which yields MADFYATSGMTGKILVILFIGFLAFAYQAIMPPPPKICGSPNGAPITALRIKLSDGRHLAYKEQGVPKDQAKYKIIFIHGFDCCRHDVAFASTLSPDVIESLGIYIVSFDRPGYGESDPHPQRTPQSLARDVEELADQLKLGSKFYVTGFSMGGQAVWGCLKYIPHRLAGAALLTPVANFWWPGFPANLTEKIYYNMPAPDLWTVRVAHYLPWLTYWWNTQKFFPSSRVAAHSPDIFSTQDKQLAPRFDSSQEPYRAQIRQQGEFESIHRDMIIGIKTWEFDPMDLEDPFPNNEGSVHIWQGDEDGLVPVVLLRYVAERLPWIRYHEIKGGGHLFPYADGMGDKIMKTFLLGETFVL from the exons ATGGCAGATTTCTATGCTACTTCAG GAATGACTGGGAAAATACTTGTAATTCTCTTCATTGGGTTCTTGGCATTTGCTTATCAGGCAATTATGCCACCTCCTCCGAAAATTTGTGGTTCACCAAATGGCGCTCCAATTACTGCACTGAGAATAAAACTTTCCGATGGAAGGCATTTGGCTTATAAAGAGCAAGGTGTTCCAAAAGATCAAGCAAAGTACAAAATTATATTTATCCATGGATTCGACTGTTGTAGGCATGATGTTGCTTTCGCCAGCACCCTTTCTCCT GATGTTATTGAGAGTTTAGGAATATACATTGTTTCGTTTGATCGACCTGGTTATGGAGAAAGTGATCCTCATCCACAACGAACGCCTCAGAGCTTAGCTCGTGATGTTGAAGAGCTAGCCGATCAATTGAAATTGGGATCCAAATTTTATGTAACTGGATTTTCCATGGGTGGACAAGCAGTTTGGGGTTGTCTTAAATATATTCCTCATCG ATTGGCTGGAGCAGCGCTTCTAACGCCCGTGGCTAACTTCTGGTGGCCCGGTTTTCCTGCAAATTTGACCGAAAAAATATACTACAACATGCCAGCCCCAGATCTGTGGACAGTTCGGGTTGCTCACTATCTACCGTGGCTGACTTATTGGTGGAACACACAAAAGTTTTTTCCTTCTTCTAGAGTTGCAGCTCATAGCCCGGATATCTTTTCAACTCAGGACAAACAATTGGCACCGAGGTTTGATTCTTCACAAGAACCATATCGG GCACAGATTAGACAACAAGGGGAGTTCGAGTCCATCCACCGCGACATGATAATTGGAATTAAAACATGGGAATTCGACCCCATGGATCTCGAGGACCCGTTCCCTAACAATGAAGGCTCTGTTCACATATGGCAAGGTGACGAGGATGGCCTTGTACCTGTCGTTCTGCTACGATATGTTGCAGAACGACTACCATGGATTCGATATCATGAAATTAAAGGTGGTGGCCACTTGTTTCCTTATGCAGATGGAATGGGAGATAAGATTATGAAGACATTCTTACTTGGGGAAACCTTTGTTCTGTAA
- the LOC132629853 gene encoding uncharacterized protein LOC132629853 isoform X2 has translation MYGKNPGMTGKILVILFIGFLAFAYQAIMPPPPKICGSPNGAPITALRIKLSDGRHLAYKEQGVPKDQAKYKIIFIHGFDCCRHDVAFASTLSPDVIESLGIYIVSFDRPGYGESDPHPQRTPQSLARDVEELADQLKLGSKFYVTGFSMGGQAVWGCLKYIPHRLAGAALLTPVANFWWPGFPANLTEKIYYNMPAPDLWTVRVAHYLPWLTYWWNTQKFFPSSRVAAHSPDIFSTQDKQLAPRFDSSQEPYRAQIRQQGEFESIHRDMIIGIKTWEFDPMDLEDPFPNNEGSVHIWQGDEDGLVPVVLLRYVAERLPWIRYHEIKGGGHLFPYADGMGDKIMKTFLLGETFVL, from the exons ATGTATGGAAAAAATCCTG GAATGACTGGGAAAATACTTGTAATTCTCTTCATTGGGTTCTTGGCATTTGCTTATCAGGCAATTATGCCACCTCCTCCGAAAATTTGTGGTTCACCAAATGGCGCTCCAATTACTGCACTGAGAATAAAACTTTCCGATGGAAGGCATTTGGCTTATAAAGAGCAAGGTGTTCCAAAAGATCAAGCAAAGTACAAAATTATATTTATCCATGGATTCGACTGTTGTAGGCATGATGTTGCTTTCGCCAGCACCCTTTCTCCT GATGTTATTGAGAGTTTAGGAATATACATTGTTTCGTTTGATCGACCTGGTTATGGAGAAAGTGATCCTCATCCACAACGAACGCCTCAGAGCTTAGCTCGTGATGTTGAAGAGCTAGCCGATCAATTGAAATTGGGATCCAAATTTTATGTAACTGGATTTTCCATGGGTGGACAAGCAGTTTGGGGTTGTCTTAAATATATTCCTCATCG ATTGGCTGGAGCAGCGCTTCTAACGCCCGTGGCTAACTTCTGGTGGCCCGGTTTTCCTGCAAATTTGACCGAAAAAATATACTACAACATGCCAGCCCCAGATCTGTGGACAGTTCGGGTTGCTCACTATCTACCGTGGCTGACTTATTGGTGGAACACACAAAAGTTTTTTCCTTCTTCTAGAGTTGCAGCTCATAGCCCGGATATCTTTTCAACTCAGGACAAACAATTGGCACCGAGGTTTGATTCTTCACAAGAACCATATCGG GCACAGATTAGACAACAAGGGGAGTTCGAGTCCATCCACCGCGACATGATAATTGGAATTAAAACATGGGAATTCGACCCCATGGATCTCGAGGACCCGTTCCCTAACAATGAAGGCTCTGTTCACATATGGCAAGGTGACGAGGATGGCCTTGTACCTGTCGTTCTGCTACGATATGTTGCAGAACGACTACCATGGATTCGATATCATGAAATTAAAGGTGGTGGCCACTTGTTTCCTTATGCAGATGGAATGGGAGATAAGATTATGAAGACATTCTTACTTGGGGAAACCTTTGTTCTGTAA